The genomic window tttatgttgcattAAAGGGTAGTCTTTAATAAGGTTTTTTTATCTCCATTATATCAGGTCTCATTTGCCCGGCCAAGCTCTGACAGTATTAAAGATGCCAATCTGTACATCAGTGGTTTGCCCAAGACCATGACACAAAAGGATGTGGAGGACATGTTTACCCGCTACGGGCACATCATAAACTCCCGTGTGCTGGTTGATCAAGCCTCCGGTAATGATGCTGCCCAATTCTTCACCTTTAACTGCTCATTTAATATATTGTCAGGGTCTCAATTTTGTTTCTGAATTGTTTCAGGCCTGTCACGTGGTGTGGCGTTCATTCGGTTTGATAAGAGGGCAGAAGCAGATGAAGCCATAAAAGACCTCAATGGCTCCAAACCACCTGGTGCATCTGAACCCATCACAGTGAAGTTTGCTGCCAGTCCTAACCAGACCAAGAATTCCCAGCTGCTCTCACAGTTGTACCATACTCAATCCCGTAGGTTCGGAGGACCTGTTCACCACCAACAACAGCGCATCAGGTGAGAAAACGACATGTTTCCTTCAGTTTGAATGTTGTTTGTTACTCTGAATAAAAGTTacttaaatgtagattttcaaatAACTTTTGAACTGGAGCTGTGCTATATAAACCATTTCAAGAATATAAATGGAAACAAATTAATTAGAACGATCCAACggtcctttcaacaaagtctctttttcaaggttaGTCGGTCCACTCGGCAGGCAGTTTAGGCAGCCATTTTTCTATGAAAACAAGTGTCATGACTgtacagctcctatttacttgaatggagaaagacagaaatcttaaatggttggtcaagattacgataaaagaacatatttcaaataagcagtaaaattttATTGGTCCGAGGTGCGTGTGGCGCCAGCTTCACTTGAGCGGGCCTGCCGCGATGCTTGCTCCAATCCCCTGCGTCACATCTAACTCGCACCAGACCCTCACTGCTCCGTTCCTGGACACACGAAGATGCCAACAGGCAGAGACTGGTCTTCCATGAAGAGGCGCGCTCGGTGCAGCAGTGATAAGGCTGTATTTTTTTCGTTCaccgttggctgccgttgggcgttccagtttcttccattcattttaatagaagttgcCCGACTCTGTTTTGACAAACAGAAAATGTTCATGAAACTGATGTCGTTTGATGTCACCAacaaacagtccttgaaatggtctatagctaAATAATGACTATATTCAATATGAATATCCGATATACAGCCATTGTCAAGTAGacaatgtttaatgcaagaaggaaaatacagaaaaaaatctaGTTGATAATCAAAGTATGTTTTCCACACTgttatgtattaaatgtattcaattcattaaatgaatatcaggaatatttgatatctccCAGCCCTAGTTGGTATTTTACTATTTGTGAAGAGAGTTTTTTTGTCATTACCATACCTGTCATAAGAGTTGTTGTTCTGATTAATCTCTCTTGTTCTCTCATAGGTTTTCACCCATGAGTGTTGACCACATGAGCGGTGTCTCTAATATGAATGTGGCAGGCAGCTCTCCCTCAGGCTGGTGTATCTTTATCTATAATTTAGGTCAAGATGTAGATGAAGGGATTCTGTGGCAGATGTTTGGTCCCTTTGGTGCCGTCACCAATGTCAAGGTCATCCGTGACTTCAATACCAACAAGTGCAAAGGGTTTGGTTTTGTTACCATGACAAATTATGAGGAGGCAGCAATGGCCATTGCTAGCCTCAACGGATACCGCATGGGGGACAAAGTCCTACAAGTGTCGTTTAAAAGCAGCAAGGCTCATAAGTAAAGAAGTGGGGTTTTGTTGTTAACAGCTTAAAGTTCATTGAGGTTTGTTCTAAAAATTTCAGTTATTGTTGACTGTCTACATAAACCTATTCATGCATCTCTGTTGGGGTGAATAAGTGTGCTAGTGTTATACTCTGTAGTTGaggaaaaactgtaaaaatgtagaattttTGTAAGGTGATGATATATCCCTGATGATTGCCTGGCATTGTGAAACCCTGGGCAATTTTAATTACATCCAGGG from Myxocyprinus asiaticus isolate MX2 ecotype Aquarium Trade chromosome 35, UBuf_Myxa_2, whole genome shotgun sequence includes these protein-coding regions:
- the LOC127426257 gene encoding ELAV-like protein 1-B isoform X1, which translates into the protein MAVRRGHIRYLKVCEVQNQGNDRDKGASAVKEVYDMPNGYEDHMGDEPSDAKTNLIVNYLPQNMSQEELRSLFSSIGEVESAKLIRDKMAGHSLGYGFVNYVNPSDAERAINTLNGLRLQSKTIKVSFARPSSDSIKDANLYISGLPKTMTQKDVEDMFTRYGHIINSRVLVDQASGLSRGVAFIRFDKRAEADEAIKDLNGSKPPGASEPITVKFAASPNQTKNSQLLSQLYHTQSRRFGGPVHHQQQRIRFSPMSVDHMSGVSNMNVAGSSPSGWCIFIYNLGQDVDEGILWQMFGPFGAVTNVKVIRDFNTNKCKGFGFVTMTNYEEAAMAIASLNGYRMGDKVLQVSFKSSKAHK
- the LOC127426257 gene encoding ELAV-like protein 1-B isoform X2 → MAVRRGHIRYLKEVYDMPNGYEDHMGDEPSDAKTNLIVNYLPQNMSQEELRSLFSSIGEVESAKLIRDKMAGHSLGYGFVNYVNPSDAERAINTLNGLRLQSKTIKVSFARPSSDSIKDANLYISGLPKTMTQKDVEDMFTRYGHIINSRVLVDQASGLSRGVAFIRFDKRAEADEAIKDLNGSKPPGASEPITVKFAASPNQTKNSQLLSQLYHTQSRRFGGPVHHQQQRIRFSPMSVDHMSGVSNMNVAGSSPSGWCIFIYNLGQDVDEGILWQMFGPFGAVTNVKVIRDFNTNKCKGFGFVTMTNYEEAAMAIASLNGYRMGDKVLQVSFKSSKAHK